Proteins from a genomic interval of Enterococcus faecium:
- a CDS encoding ABC transporter ATP-binding protein, with translation MIQLLRYAKDYRKQIILGPFFKFLEAVFELVLPLMMASLIDNGLKMNDRGKIIEMGLWMVAMSVIGLICAIICQYYASVASQGFGTELRNQLIKKINTFSHNELNHFGTDTLITRMTNDINQLQLALAMVIRLLIRAPFLSIGSVVMAFVIDWEVGLFFLALLPIFSIILFFIIKKTVPLYQKVQEKLDQLNEHVSQNLSGVRVIRAFAQTKKETEKFDKSTNDLANNYLRVSNISALLSPATTLIMNVGIICLLTVGGIKVNIGSLQQGQVLALINYMNQMLLALIVVSNLVVIFTRAEASGNRVKEVLDTENSILEAEVSTTPDFSSEAIIAFDHVDFRYTPDSGLSLQNITFQLKRNTVLGIIGPTGSGKTTLTQLIPRFYDVSSGTVIMDGMDVRSWQLDHLRQQIALVPQTSVLFTGTIRENLQWGKKDATEKECWEALKIAQAEEFVRQLPNGLDTKVMENGKNFSGGQKQRLTIARALIAKPALLILDDSLSALDYQTDLDLRKALQTYLGSTVIIISQRVRSIQEAHHILVMDQGKIAAQGTHEELLAQSAEYQEIVASQEEE, from the coding sequence ATGATTCAGTTATTACGTTATGCAAAAGACTATCGTAAGCAAATCATTTTGGGCCCGTTCTTCAAATTTCTTGAAGCTGTCTTCGAACTTGTCCTGCCTTTAATGATGGCTTCCTTGATCGATAATGGACTAAAAATGAATGACCGAGGAAAAATCATTGAAATGGGCTTATGGATGGTCGCTATGTCTGTGATTGGTCTGATTTGTGCTATCATTTGCCAATACTATGCTTCAGTAGCTTCACAAGGATTTGGTACAGAGTTACGTAATCAGCTAATCAAAAAAATCAATACTTTCTCTCACAACGAGTTGAATCATTTTGGAACAGATACCTTGATCACCCGAATGACAAACGACATCAATCAGCTTCAGCTAGCTTTAGCAATGGTCATTCGTTTATTGATCAGAGCACCGTTTTTAAGTATCGGGTCAGTGGTCATGGCTTTTGTGATCGACTGGGAAGTAGGTCTGTTTTTCTTAGCATTATTGCCTATTTTCTCAATCATTTTATTTTTTATCATCAAAAAAACCGTTCCTCTCTACCAAAAAGTGCAAGAAAAACTAGATCAGCTCAATGAACACGTTAGTCAGAATCTTAGCGGTGTTCGTGTCATCCGCGCATTTGCGCAGACAAAAAAAGAAACAGAGAAGTTCGATAAAAGCACAAATGATCTAGCGAACAATTATTTACGTGTTTCCAATATCTCTGCCCTATTATCACCTGCTACAACCTTGATCATGAATGTCGGGATCATCTGTTTGCTGACAGTTGGCGGGATCAAAGTAAATATTGGTAGCTTGCAACAAGGACAAGTTCTTGCTTTGATCAATTATATGAATCAAATGCTTTTGGCACTGATCGTTGTTTCAAACCTCGTCGTGATCTTCACACGTGCCGAAGCTTCAGGAAATCGGGTGAAAGAGGTGCTAGACACAGAAAATTCGATTCTTGAAGCTGAGGTCAGTACTACTCCCGATTTTTCTTCTGAAGCAATTATCGCTTTTGACCATGTTGACTTCCGTTATACTCCTGATTCTGGTCTTTCTCTCCAAAATATTACATTTCAGCTGAAGCGAAATACAGTCCTTGGAATCATTGGTCCAACCGGAAGCGGGAAAACGACTTTGACACAATTGATTCCGCGTTTCTATGATGTCAGTTCCGGTACAGTTATAATGGACGGAATGGATGTTCGTTCTTGGCAGCTGGATCATCTCCGTCAGCAAATTGCTCTTGTTCCCCAAACTTCTGTACTATTTACCGGGACTATTCGTGAAAACCTTCAATGGGGTAAGAAAGACGCCACAGAAAAAGAATGTTGGGAAGCTCTGAAAATCGCTCAGGCAGAAGAATTTGTCCGTCAGCTTCCAAATGGTTTAGATACAAAAGTCATGGAAAATGGGAAAAATTTCTCTGGCGGACAAAAACAGCGACTGACGATTGCAAGAGCTTTGATTGCCAAGCCAGCATTACTGATTTTAGATGACTCTTTAAGTGCGTTGGATTATCAAACAGACTTGGATTTGCGTAAGGCGCTACAGACTTATCTTGGCAGTACAGTGATTATTATCTCCCAACGTGTCCGCTCTATTCAAGAAGCACATCATATCTTAGTGATGGATCAAGGTAAGATTGCTGCTCAGGGTACCCATGAAGAATTACTTGCTCAATCAGCAGAATATCAGGAAATCGTCGCATCACAGGAGGAAGAATAG
- a CDS encoding ABC transporter ATP-binding protein produces the protein MKVKKLSLQTLRRFIPYLTAYAKDIWLAVILGIINGIATVVMTLQIGQSIDQMIGEGQVRFNRLFHLLILFGGIVLINVVSQWLIQVLSNRLAYLSVAKLRKDAFAHLNRLPLRYYDQNSHGNIVSRFTNDMDNISIAISAAFNQLFSGVAIIILSFIFMMRLSPLLTLVVLCSTPIIFLVSWIVARASQTNFDRQQRIIGDISGFVTERIGNQKIVKAFQQEEASQQQFELLNADLYEKGQRAQFSSSLTNPSSRFVDHLAYLSIGLVGGLLALKSGSSITVGVISSFTIYSSQFSKPFIELSGITTQLQTAFSGLERAFDLIDQPEEKPDLPDAYALEPKNIKGKVSFDHVSFSYDPKQRLIEDFNFTAYPGQTIAIVGKTGAGKSTLVNLLMRFYDTTKGTITVDDHDIRSIQRDTLRKSFGMVLQDTWLFDSTLRENLRFGNPEASDAEINDALKASYMYEFVERLPEKLDTKIGGQGLKISDGQRQLLTIARTMISNPPMLILDEATSSVDTLTEKKIQQAFLAMMEGKTSFVIAHRLSTIKNADQILVMDQGAIVEMGTHDELLQKDGYYRRLYQAQFTAQ, from the coding sequence ATGAAAGTAAAAAAATTATCCTTGCAGACGCTCCGCCGATTCATTCCTTACCTTACTGCCTATGCAAAAGACATTTGGCTAGCTGTGATACTAGGAATCATCAATGGGATTGCAACAGTTGTGATGACGTTACAAATTGGTCAAAGTATCGATCAAATGATTGGAGAAGGACAGGTCCGCTTCAATCGACTGTTCCATTTACTTATTCTATTCGGTGGTATCGTTTTAATCAACGTAGTCAGTCAATGGCTCATCCAAGTGTTAAGCAATCGGTTAGCTTACTTATCCGTTGCAAAATTAAGAAAAGATGCATTTGCTCATCTGAATCGATTGCCACTTCGTTATTATGATCAAAACTCCCACGGAAATATCGTCAGTCGATTTACAAATGATATGGACAATATTTCCATTGCAATTTCTGCGGCCTTCAATCAATTATTTTCTGGAGTGGCAATCATCATTCTTTCGTTTATTTTTATGATGCGTCTAAGTCCACTTCTGACATTGGTCGTTCTTTGTTCTACACCAATTATTTTCCTTGTGAGTTGGATCGTTGCTCGTGCTTCACAAACAAATTTCGATAGACAGCAAAGGATTATTGGGGATATCTCGGGCTTTGTGACCGAACGAATCGGTAACCAGAAAATCGTGAAAGCTTTTCAGCAAGAAGAAGCTAGTCAACAGCAATTTGAACTGCTAAATGCTGATCTATATGAAAAAGGACAACGGGCACAATTTTCTTCTTCCTTGACAAACCCGTCTTCTCGTTTTGTAGATCACCTTGCTTATTTATCGATTGGTTTAGTTGGCGGCCTATTGGCATTGAAGAGTGGTTCGTCAATCACTGTTGGTGTGATTTCCAGCTTTACGATCTACTCAAGTCAGTTTTCTAAACCATTTATCGAACTTTCTGGAATCACGACACAACTGCAAACCGCTTTTTCTGGTCTAGAACGAGCATTTGATTTGATCGATCAGCCAGAAGAAAAGCCTGATTTGCCAGATGCCTATGCCTTGGAACCCAAAAATATCAAAGGAAAAGTCTCTTTTGATCATGTTTCTTTTTCTTATGACCCCAAGCAGCGTTTGATCGAAGATTTCAATTTTACTGCTTATCCAGGTCAAACCATTGCTATAGTAGGAAAAACAGGGGCCGGAAAATCCACACTTGTTAATTTGCTGATGCGTTTTTATGACACAACAAAAGGAACAATTACAGTCGATGACCATGACATCCGCTCTATCCAACGTGATACATTACGTAAAAGTTTTGGAATGGTGTTACAAGATACTTGGCTATTTGACAGTACATTGCGAGAAAATCTTCGTTTTGGGAATCCGGAAGCAAGTGACGCAGAAATCAATGATGCCCTAAAAGCCTCTTATATGTATGAATTTGTAGAACGTTTGCCGGAAAAATTAGATACTAAGATTGGCGGTCAAGGGTTAAAGATATCAGATGGACAACGCCAACTGTTGACGATTGCTCGAACGATGATCAGTAATCCCCCTATGTTGATCTTAGATGAAGCTACCAGCTCAGTCGATACATTGACAGAGAAAAAAATCCAACAAGCCTTCTTAGCAATGATGGAAGGAAAAACCAGTTTTGTGATTGCCCATCGCCTGTCCACAATCAAAAATGCGGACCAGATATTAGTGATGGATCAGGGAGCTATTGTCGAAATGGGCACCCATGATGAGCTGCTTCAAAAAGATGGTTATTACCGACGGCTCTATCAAGCACAATTCACAGCACAATAA
- a CDS encoding folate family ECF transporter S component has protein sequence MKKHRLDARMIAIMGLLIALMVTLSRLVAIETPFIKISVTFIPQVIMGILFGPFWSGIGAVLADLVGMALFSKSAFFIGFTLNAFIEGAIYGFFFYRKEITWKNAILATLSVTLIINLFLTPLWLALMYHVPLFSWVVWAPRLLKTVIWLPIQSIAIYYVGRSIPYKKILRSLAIHAK, from the coding sequence ATGAAGAAACACCGGTTAGACGCACGTATGATTGCTATTATGGGCTTATTGATTGCATTGATGGTCACTTTGTCCCGACTGGTAGCAATCGAGACCCCATTTATTAAAATCAGTGTCACATTTATTCCACAAGTGATCATGGGCATTCTTTTTGGTCCTTTTTGGTCAGGGATAGGCGCAGTTTTAGCTGATTTAGTAGGAATGGCCCTCTTCTCGAAATCTGCATTCTTTATTGGATTTACATTGAATGCATTTATTGAAGGAGCAATCTACGGATTCTTTTTCTATCGAAAAGAGATCACTTGGAAAAATGCCATTCTGGCTACGCTTAGTGTCACGCTGATCATCAACTTATTTTTGACACCATTATGGCTTGCGTTGATGTACCATGTGCCATTGTTCAGCTGGGTCGTTTGGGCGCCCCGCCTGTTAAAAACAGTAATATGGTTACCGATTCAATCAATTGCCATTTATTACGTAGGACGTAGTATTCCTTACAAAAAAATTTTAAGAAGTTTAGCGATCCACGCTAAATAA
- the mgsA gene encoding methylglyoxal synthase codes for MKIALIAHDRKKPMMVKLATAYKTILEKHELFATGTTGQRITEATGLPIHRFKSGPLGGDQQIGAMISEDQLDLVIFLRDPLAAQPHEPDVTALIRLSDVYEIPLATNIGTAEVLLRGLEAGFLDFRRIVHEIDKHPLSF; via the coding sequence ATGAAAATCGCTTTGATCGCTCATGACCGAAAAAAACCTATGATGGTGAAATTAGCAACAGCGTATAAAACAATATTGGAAAAACATGAACTTTTTGCTACCGGGACGACTGGGCAGAGGATCACGGAAGCAACCGGCTTGCCGATCCATCGGTTTAAATCCGGACCGTTAGGCGGGGATCAGCAAATTGGAGCCATGATTTCGGAGGATCAGTTAGATTTGGTGATTTTTCTTCGAGACCCGCTGGCTGCACAGCCCCATGAACCAGATGTAACAGCACTTATCCGTTTATCTGATGTCTATGAGATTCCGTTAGCTACGAATATCGGAACAGCTGAGGTGCTACTAAGAGGACTGGAAGCCGGCTTCCTAGATTTTCGAAGAATCGTCCATGAAATAGACAAGCATCCACTTTCATTTTGA
- a CDS encoding ABC transporter ATP-binding protein: MVEMALKNVYKKYDNAENYSVTDFNLSIKDREFIVFVGPSGCGKSTTLRMIAGLEDISEGELNIGGKVMNDVAPKDRDIAMVFQNYALYPHMTVFDNMAFGLKLRKYDKADIKKRVDNAAEILGLTEYLKRKPAALSGGQRQRVALGRAIVRDAKVFLMDEPLSNLDAKLRVAMRAEIAKLHQRLETTTIYVTHDQTEAMTMADRIVIMKDGFIQQIGTPKEVYDTPVNMFVAGFIGSPAMNFFNVTLKNGVITDGHGLKLRIPEGKNKVLVEKGYEGKEVIFGIRPEDIHSEQVALEASPEAVVKSEVVVSELLGAETMLYTKTGSTEFISKVDARDFHKPGEIVDLAFNISKGHFFDKETEQVIKLP; this comes from the coding sequence ATGGTAGAAATGGCTCTGAAAAACGTATATAAAAAATATGACAATGCAGAAAATTATTCTGTAACTGATTTTAATCTATCAATCAAAGACCGTGAATTTATCGTTTTTGTTGGTCCTTCCGGTTGTGGAAAGTCAACTACTTTGCGAATGATCGCGGGACTGGAAGATATCTCTGAAGGAGAACTAAATATCGGCGGAAAAGTCATGAATGACGTGGCACCTAAAGACCGTGATATTGCCATGGTTTTCCAAAACTACGCATTGTATCCTCATATGACTGTTTTTGATAATATGGCTTTTGGCTTGAAATTACGTAAATATGATAAAGCAGACATCAAAAAACGTGTGGACAATGCAGCAGAGATCTTAGGTCTGACAGAATACTTGAAACGAAAACCAGCTGCTTTATCTGGTGGACAACGCCAACGTGTGGCATTGGGACGGGCAATCGTTCGGGATGCAAAAGTCTTCTTAATGGATGAGCCATTATCAAATTTAGATGCTAAATTACGTGTAGCCATGCGTGCTGAGATTGCCAAACTTCACCAGCGTCTTGAAACAACGACCATCTATGTTACTCACGATCAGACAGAAGCAATGACTATGGCTGACCGAATCGTTATCATGAAAGACGGATTTATCCAACAAATCGGTACACCGAAAGAAGTTTATGATACACCCGTCAATATGTTCGTTGCCGGCTTTATTGGATCTCCTGCCATGAACTTCTTTAATGTGACATTGAAAAATGGTGTTATCACAGATGGACATGGGCTTAAGCTTCGTATTCCTGAAGGAAAAAACAAAGTATTAGTTGAAAAAGGTTATGAAGGAAAAGAAGTTATCTTCGGTATTCGTCCAGAAGACATCCACAGTGAACAAGTAGCCCTTGAAGCTTCACCTGAAGCCGTAGTGAAATCAGAAGTTGTCGTTTCCGAATTACTTGGAGCTGAAACGATGCTTTACACAAAAACTGGTTCTACTGAGTTCATCTCAAAAGTAGATGCAAGAGATTTCCATAAACCAGGCGAAATAGTCGACCTTGCCTTCAACATCAGCAAAGGCCACTTCTTTGATAAAGAAACAGAACAAGTCATCAAACTTCCATAA
- the rsmA gene encoding 16S rRNA (adenine(1518)-N(6)/adenine(1519)-N(6))-dimethyltransferase RsmA — translation MSEYREIATPSRTKEILLKHGFSFKKSLGQNFLTEPNILRKIVETAQIDEHTNVIEVGPGIGALTEQLAKHAKQVVAFEIDDRLIPVLADTMQPYDNVTIVHQDILKTDLSTAVRETFHEELPLKVVANLPYYITTPIMMHFLESDLVVDELVVMMQKEVADRISAEPGTKAYGSLSIAVQYYMEASLAFIVPKTVFVPQPNVDSAILKLTRRDIPAVEVTDEKAFFRLTKAAFQQRRKTLWNNLQHSYGKDDQTKAWLAKSLETAGIDPKRRGETLSLQEFAALSNAMSENMQ, via the coding sequence ATGAGTGAATATCGTGAAATTGCGACACCCTCTAGAACAAAAGAGATTTTATTGAAACATGGTTTTTCATTTAAAAAAAGTTTAGGACAAAATTTTCTGACTGAACCAAATATTTTAAGGAAAATCGTAGAAACTGCGCAAATAGATGAACATACGAACGTGATCGAAGTTGGACCAGGAATCGGTGCATTGACGGAACAATTAGCCAAGCATGCAAAACAAGTCGTAGCATTTGAGATCGATGATCGTTTGATCCCTGTATTGGCTGATACGATGCAACCCTATGACAATGTGACTATTGTACATCAAGATATTTTAAAGACCGATTTGTCAACAGCTGTTAGAGAAACATTTCATGAGGAGCTTCCGTTAAAAGTCGTAGCGAATTTACCTTACTATATTACGACACCGATCATGATGCATTTTCTTGAATCAGATTTGGTTGTGGATGAACTAGTCGTCATGATGCAAAAAGAAGTAGCTGATCGTATCTCTGCTGAACCAGGAACGAAAGCTTATGGTTCATTATCGATTGCTGTTCAATATTATATGGAAGCCAGTTTAGCATTCATCGTACCAAAAACAGTATTTGTCCCTCAGCCAAATGTAGATTCAGCGATTTTGAAACTGACAAGAAGAGATATACCGGCAGTCGAAGTGACAGACGAAAAAGCATTTTTCCGATTGACAAAAGCGGCATTTCAGCAAAGAAGAAAAACGCTTTGGAATAACTTGCAGCATTCGTATGGCAAAGATGACCAGACAAAAGCATGGTTAGCAAAAAGCTTGGAAACAGCTGGAATCGATCCAAAACGTCGTGGGGAGACTTTGTCATTACAAGAATTCGCCGCATTAAGCAATGCGATGTCAGAAAATATGCAGTAA
- the rnmV gene encoding ribonuclease M5 codes for MDKMKIQEIIVVEGKDDTRRLREVVDADTIETIGSAINEEILMQIEHAQETRGVIVFTDPDFSGEKIRKIIMEAVPQAKHAFLPRTQAKPKKKGSLGVEHASDAAILEALKKVVTPDISQTAVSEITRQDLLDYGLIAGAQAKEKREKLGDELRIGYTNGKQLEKRLKMFRITPKELAQAMKIVEEQHE; via the coding sequence ATGGATAAGATGAAGATCCAAGAGATTATAGTCGTTGAAGGAAAAGACGATACAAGAAGGCTGCGGGAAGTAGTTGATGCAGATACGATAGAAACAATAGGGTCTGCAATCAATGAAGAGATCCTGATGCAAATTGAACATGCCCAAGAGACTCGTGGAGTGATCGTTTTTACCGATCCTGATTTTTCAGGAGAAAAAATAAGAAAAATCATTATGGAAGCTGTTCCTCAGGCAAAACATGCTTTTTTGCCGCGCACACAAGCTAAACCAAAGAAAAAGGGAAGCCTTGGTGTCGAGCATGCAAGTGATGCTGCTATTTTAGAAGCATTGAAAAAGGTCGTGACGCCAGACATTTCCCAAACGGCTGTTTCTGAAATCACTAGACAAGACCTTTTAGACTATGGTTTAATAGCTGGGGCACAAGCAAAAGAAAAACGAGAAAAACTAGGTGACGAGTTGCGCATCGGTTACACGAACGGCAAACAATTGGAAAAACGTTTGAAGATGTTTCGTATTACGCCGAAAGAACTCGCCCAAGCAATGAAAATAGTGGAGGAACAACATGAGTGA